The DNA region ACTCGGAGTGGGAAGTGCCGCCGTTCAGCGGCGAGGTCCGTGACGGGTTTCTGCACGGTCGTGGTGCCATGGACATCAAGGGCCCGCTCGCTCTGCAGACGTATGCGGCAGCGTCGATGATCGGCGAGGCGCCAGGCGACGTGATCGTCGCGCACACGGTGTATGAGGAGCGCGGCGGCCTGGGCATGAAGCACCTGCTGGAGTCCGGAGAGGTGGAGCCGGGGGTGGTGATCATTGGCGAATCCACGCACGGAGACATCTGCATCGGCCACCGAGGTCGAGCCGAGCTCGAGGTCGTCCTGACGGGCGTGGCCGGCCATGCCAGCGCCCCTGAAAGGGCGGCAAACGCGCTCGACCTGCTGAGCGACGTGCTGCTAGCGGTCCGAGACCTGGCGGCAAGCCAAGAATCGGACGAGCTGCTGGGCACTTCGAGCTTGATCGCAACCATGGTAGATGTGCTGCCTCAGAGTCGAAACGTGATTCCCGATCAAGCGATCGTGGCGCTGGATTGGAGAATCCTTCCCGGCGACGACCACGAGTCGCTCGTGCGTCGCGTGCGCATGGCTGTCGAGGCGCGCATTCCGTCGGTCCCAGACGCACTCGGGTACGAGGTGCGCATGGCGAGGGAGCGTCAAGTCACCTACACGGGGATCGTCGCCGACCGAGACCTCTTCACACCTGGCTTCCTCATGGACCCGTCGCATCCGGTCGTGGGCGCGGCGGCCCGCGCCGTCGGCCGACTCGGGGATTCCAACGAGGCCGCCGAGGTGCGCCCGTGGACCTTCGCCACCGACGGTGGCTGGTCGTGCGGTGTGCACGGGATTCCGACGGTGGGCTTCGCGCCGGGTGAAGAGCGCTTCGCGCACACCAACCGCGAGCGCCTGGACGTCGAAGAGGCCCGCTGGGGGTACGCACGCTATCCGGGTCTGATCGCGGCCGTTCAGACGGCGCTGAACTAGGAGGCTGTTGAAGGAGTACAGCGGGCCGCCACCCGTGCTGTCGCACGGGTCCCCGGGTGCCACGGCCTCATAGGGCACCCGCGCTTTGCGCGGGTCGCGGAGCGGCGAAGGCATAGCCGTAGCTACGTCGAGGAGCTCCAACGACGGAGATGGGGCCGTGCCACCCCAACCCACACCCACGGACGATCATATCAGCCATGGTGTTGGGCACATGGCGACCAACGCTTCGCGTCGGTGCCCGCGCGGTTGATCCATCGTCTCTCCTCGTCGGACCACCGCCTTCGGCGGCGGTGCCCGCCCTGCTACGACTC from Gemmatimonadota bacterium includes:
- a CDS encoding M20/M25/M40 family metallo-hydrolase; protein product: MSKAASFENALAFAADLIAIPGLSGQEDDVARRLFQEMEALGLEDVRVDDAGNVIGVARGRGNAPAAMLNCHLDVVAEGDHSEWEVPPFSGEVRDGFLHGRGAMDIKGPLALQTYAAASMIGEAPGDVIVAHTVYEERGGLGMKHLLESGEVEPGVVIIGESTHGDICIGHRGRAELEVVLTGVAGHASAPERAANALDLLSDVLLAVRDLAASQESDELLGTSSLIATMVDVLPQSRNVIPDQAIVALDWRILPGDDHESLVRRVRMAVEARIPSVPDALGYEVRMARERQVTYTGIVADRDLFTPGFLMDPSHPVVGAAARAVGRLGDSNEAAEVRPWTFATDGGWSCGVHGIPTVGFAPGEERFAHTNRERLDVEEARWGYARYPGLIAAVQTALN